Proteins from a genomic interval of Helicoverpa armigera isolate CAAS_96S chromosome 9, ASM3070526v1, whole genome shotgun sequence:
- the LOC110378709 gene encoding LOW QUALITY PROTEIN: cilia- and flagella-associated protein 299 (The sequence of the model RefSeq protein was modified relative to this genomic sequence to represent the inferred CDS: deleted 1 base in 1 codon), with product MAMAEKKNEYPPGVEADRKLLCFDTWEDYLDSLIEIADLRNLRSIASARTIAALGYRAYGDTLTEKEFYTRRACIHEIVYPKGKPYVLVSEGADLDDSFNRELAVRERANRVGILQSIIFVRHFTKGGFEISGYIDYAHRLISENWTPFFKHGKTLWPRDNDLGYYHWRHGTVRSNISRNYKPVMDPDRGLLFQNRHDHKIICPDPQQDPGQNTTKQRVYSPNYTQIEIYDHVVRRRS from the exons ATGGCGATGGCAGAGAAGAAAAACGAATACCCACCGGGGGTTGAAGCTGATAGAAAACTGTTATGCTTCGATACGTGGGAAGACTACTTAGACTCGCTCATAGAAATCGCTGATCTTCGGAACTTGAGGAGTATAGCTTCTGCTAGGACTATTGCTGCACTTGGATACAG AGCCTACGGTGACACATTAACTGAGAAAGAGTTTTACACCCGCCGAGCTTGCATTCATGAAATCGTGTACCCTAAGGGAAAGCCGTATGTGCTGGTCAGTGAAGGAGCAGACTTGGATGATTCCTTCAATAGGGAACTAGCTGTGAGGGAGCGAGCGAATAGAGTCGGGATTCTacag tcCATAATCTTTGTA CGTCACTTCACGAAAGGTGGCTTCGAGATATCAGGGTACATAGACTACGCCCACAGACTGATATCAGAGAACTGGACGCCTTTCTTCAAGCATGGCAAAACTTTATGGCCTAGGGACAATGACCTCGGGTATTATCACTGGCGGCATGGCACTGTGAGGAGCAATATCAGTAGGAACTATAAG cCGGTAATGGACCCCGACAGAGGCCTGCTATTCCAAAATCGTCACGACCACAAGATTATATGCCCGGATCCCCAACAGGACCCGGGTCAGAATACCACCAAGCAAAGGGTTTACTCTCCCAATTATACACAGATAGAAATATATGACCATGTCGTACGTAGACGAAGCTGA